The following proteins are co-located in the Silene latifolia isolate original U9 population chromosome 1, ASM4854445v1, whole genome shotgun sequence genome:
- the LOC141596372 gene encoding uncharacterized protein LOC141596372, with product MPLFFTAIVPFDQCRLMIHHLLQQKAPQVSVDIKDNIATLRAGNDNNSWTANYPMLKAYGSRAMEAGENYSTSFQWTNASVAALLQKASEMDDGFVLLFHAERPKSIILRFYLGEVGYLEFMRECSTTFSWTRS from the exons ATGCCGCTCTTCTTTACAGCTATTGTACCATTTGACCAGTGCAGGCTCATGATTCACCATCTACTCCAGCAAAAAGCGCCTCAAG TTTCAGTTGACATCAAAGACAACATTGCAACTCTCAGGGCAGGAAACGATAACAACTCATGGACTGCCAACTATCCCATGCTTAAG GCGTATGGAAGTAGAGCAATGGAAGCAGGGGAGAATTACAGTACAAGTTTTCAATGGACTAATGCTAGCGTTGCTGCGTTGTTGCAGAAGGCAAGTGAGATGGATGATGGGTTCGTGTTGCTCTTTCATGCAGAAAGACCCAAGAGTATCATCTTGAGATTCTACCTCGGGGAAGTGGGGTATCTAGAGTTTATGAGGGAATGTTCCACAACATTCTCTTGGACTCGCTCTTAA
- the LOC141596447 gene encoding uncharacterized protein LOC141596447 isoform X2, with protein sequence MSDSKKSSASANVSDSLKDFSTTQEDIPPSLNTSQALPDMFQSLPEGSTFIDLPSESSDEDPPFNLRTLRTTLDDEAAWPARGSFLEVPTDDIPMFSESPTVENQEMMNQYQLTDDFLSQSSDKAASFQKQIPSSEDTSQALRDMSKSSPKYPFLSASTIISDLKDIVASTPLQDDSTDDIPSELSDKDNSSVNIRTLIRMSEDGITAYQENMLDNVEPSQLNQSHWIFVCKFRPAKYLKFAIEALSNPQVSCQGSGRIDIDDDSFNITVLNLSNNVLGHLRLNPARFRCAKPLEGKRLSFLEVSRELAYVEDEGTVYLGIQRWTDQLDIRVLPGTKDIQRFFADLSYTTTAICKFPEDMSFFFTATVPSDDFSNMIDHLLQQPLPPQQVSVVIKDNALTLRAGSDNNPWTADYAMLKDDGSCEMVEGKTYNTTFQWINGGVAESLRRASEMNAAFVVLFHAERPRTIILRFILGDVGYLDLMRHCVP encoded by the exons ATGTCTGATTCTAAGAAAAGCTCGGCTTCTGCCAATGTTTCCGACTCCTTGAAAGACTTCTCTACCACTCAAGAAGATATCCCGCCTTCGCTAAACACGTCCCAAGCTTTACCAGACATGTTTCAGTCACTTCCAGAAGGAAGTACATTCATTGATCTGCCTTCTGAATCCTCTGACGAAGACCCGCCATTCAATCTAAGAACTCTAAGAACGACGTTGGACGATGAAGCTGCATGGCCTGCACGTGGATCTTTCCTAGAAGTACCCACAGACGACATTCCTATGTTTTCCGAGTCTCCGACTGTAGAAAATCAAGAAATGATGAATCAATACCAACTAACTGATGATTTCCTTTCTCAATCTTCTGATAAAGCTGCATCTTTCCAAAAACAGATCCCGTCTTCAGAAGACACGTCTCAAGCTTTACGAGACATGTCTAAGTCGTCTCCTAAATACCCGTTTTTAAGTGCAAGCACTATAATAAGTGACTTAAAAGACATAGTTGCATCTACACCTCTCCAAGATGATAGCACAGACGATATTCCGTCTGAATTGTCTGACAAAGATAACTCGTCTGTTAACATAAGAACTCTAATAAGAATGTCAGAAGACGGCATTACAGCTTACCAAGAAAACATGCTTGATAATGTCGAACCTTCACAGTTGAATCAATCACACTGGATTTTTGTTTGCAAATTCAGACCTGCTAAGTATCTGAAATTTGCAATCGAAGCTCTGAGTAATCCCCAAGTCAGTTGCCAAGGGTCAGGGAGGATCGATATTGATGATGATAGTTTTAATATCACGGTTCTGAATTTGAGCAACAATGTTCTTGGACATCTACGCTTGAACCCAGCTAGGTTTCGATGTGCCAAGCCCTTGGAGGGGAAGAGGTTAAGTTTTCTTGAGGTGTCTCGGGAATTGGCTTATGTCGAAGATGAGGGTACTGTATATCTTGGCATTCAGAGATGGACTGATCAACTCGATATTCGTGTTTTACCAG GAACTAAAGATATTCAAAGGTTTTTCGCCGACTTGAGCTATACAACTACTGCAATTTGCAAGTTTCCAGAGGACATGTCATTCTTCTTTACGGCTACTGTACCATCTGACGATTTCAGTAACATGATTGATCATCTACTCCAGCAGCCATTGCCTCCTCAACAAG TTTCAGTTGTCATCAAGGACAACGCCTTAACTCTCAGGGCAGGAAGCGATAACAACCCATGGACTGCCGACTATGCAATGCTTAAA GATGATGGAAGTTGCGAAATGGTAGAAGGGAAGACTTACAATACAACTTTTCAATGGATTAATGGTGGCGTTGCTGAGTCGCTGCGAAGGGCAAGTGAGATGAATGCTGCGTTCGTGGTGCTCTTTCATGCAGAACGGCCCAGGACTATTATCTTGAGATTCATCCTCGGGGACGTGGGTTACCTGGACTTGATGAGGCATTGTGTGCCGTGA
- the LOC141607523 gene encoding uncharacterized protein LOC141607523: MEEEGHRVTLNVYDLSQGLARQLSTTFLGKAIEAIWHTGVVVYGNEYYFGGGIQHCAAASTPYGTPMKVVELGVTHIPQDVFESYLEEISPRYTAETYSLLTHNCNNFSNEVAQFLVDTSIPDYILQLPNEVMSSPMGPLMLPMIQQLESTLRAGAVPQAPQFRPSSVGQVVQPVTNINNSQNKSSEESKKIAGSKEQSSKTEDTSKTSGKDVPPASTQDPLGSARNKVQEEIAKEFATIMASGTLRASEAAALATRRVMERYGHLNAAS; encoded by the exons ATGGAAGAG GAGGGTCACAGAGTGACTTTGAATGTCTACGACTTGAGTCAGGGACTTGCTCGCCAGCTTTCTACCACATTTCTTGGGAAAGCTATAGAAGCAATATG GCACACAGGGGTTGTAGTCTACGGCAATGAGTACTATTTTGGGGGAGGCATACAGCATTGCGCTGCTGCATCTACTCCATATGGGACTCCAATGAAAGTCGTGGAACTGGGGGTCACCCACATACCTCAGGATGTCTTTGAGAGTTATCTCGAGGAGATCAGTCCTCGATATACAGCTGAGACTTACAGTTTGCTTACTCATAACTGCAACAACTTCAGCAATGAGGTTGCCCAATTTCTAGTCGACACATCTATCCCCGACTATATCCTTCAGCTCCCTAACGAAGTCATGAGCAGCCCAATGGGTCCTTTGATGT TACCTATGATCCAGCAACTGGAGTCAACTCTGAGAGCAGGTGCGGTTCCACAGGCACCACAGTTTCGACCATCATCAGTAGGTCAGGTTGTGCAGCCGGTAACAAACATTAATAACAGCCAGAACAAATCTTCAGAAGAATCCAAGAAAATTGCTGGATCCAAGGAACAATCATCCAAAACTGAGGATACAAGTAAGACCTCGGGCAAGGACGTGCCTCCTGCTAGCACTCAAGACCCTCTGGGGAGCGCCAGAAACAAAGTGCAAGAGGAGATAGCTAAAGAATTTGCTACTATCATGGCCTCAGGAACACTCAGGGCAAGTGAAGCTGCAGCTCTTGCCACTCGTCGAGTAATGGAGAGATATGGACACTTGAATGCTGCTTCATAA
- the LOC141596447 gene encoding uncharacterized protein LOC141596447 isoform X1, giving the protein MSDSKKSSASANVSDSLKDFSTTQEDIPPSLNTSQALPDMFQSLPEGSTFIDLPSESSDEDPPFNLRTLRTTLDDEAAWPARGSFLEVPTDDIPMFSESPTVENQEMMNQYQLTDDFLSQSSDKAASFQKQIPSSEDTSQALRDMSKSSPKYPFLSASTIISDLKDIVASTPLQDDSTDDIPSELSDKDNSSVNIRTLIRMSEDGITAYQENMLDNVEPSQLNQSHWIFVCKFRPAKYLKFAIEALSNPQVSCQGSGRIDIDDDSFNITVLNLSNNVLGHLRLNPARFRCAKPLEGKRLSFLEVSRELAYVEDEGTVYLGIQRWTDQLDIRVLPEGTKDIQRFFADLSYTTTAICKFPEDMSFFFTATVPSDDFSNMIDHLLQQPLPPQQVSVVIKDNALTLRAGSDNNPWTADYAMLKDDGSCEMVEGKTYNTTFQWINGGVAESLRRASEMNAAFVVLFHAERPRTIILRFILGDVGYLDLMRHCVP; this is encoded by the exons ATGTCTGATTCTAAGAAAAGCTCGGCTTCTGCCAATGTTTCCGACTCCTTGAAAGACTTCTCTACCACTCAAGAAGATATCCCGCCTTCGCTAAACACGTCCCAAGCTTTACCAGACATGTTTCAGTCACTTCCAGAAGGAAGTACATTCATTGATCTGCCTTCTGAATCCTCTGACGAAGACCCGCCATTCAATCTAAGAACTCTAAGAACGACGTTGGACGATGAAGCTGCATGGCCTGCACGTGGATCTTTCCTAGAAGTACCCACAGACGACATTCCTATGTTTTCCGAGTCTCCGACTGTAGAAAATCAAGAAATGATGAATCAATACCAACTAACTGATGATTTCCTTTCTCAATCTTCTGATAAAGCTGCATCTTTCCAAAAACAGATCCCGTCTTCAGAAGACACGTCTCAAGCTTTACGAGACATGTCTAAGTCGTCTCCTAAATACCCGTTTTTAAGTGCAAGCACTATAATAAGTGACTTAAAAGACATAGTTGCATCTACACCTCTCCAAGATGATAGCACAGACGATATTCCGTCTGAATTGTCTGACAAAGATAACTCGTCTGTTAACATAAGAACTCTAATAAGAATGTCAGAAGACGGCATTACAGCTTACCAAGAAAACATGCTTGATAATGTCGAACCTTCACAGTTGAATCAATCACACTGGATTTTTGTTTGCAAATTCAGACCTGCTAAGTATCTGAAATTTGCAATCGAAGCTCTGAGTAATCCCCAAGTCAGTTGCCAAGGGTCAGGGAGGATCGATATTGATGATGATAGTTTTAATATCACGGTTCTGAATTTGAGCAACAATGTTCTTGGACATCTACGCTTGAACCCAGCTAGGTTTCGATGTGCCAAGCCCTTGGAGGGGAAGAGGTTAAGTTTTCTTGAGGTGTCTCGGGAATTGGCTTATGTCGAAGATGAGGGTACTGTATATCTTGGCATTCAGAGATGGACTGATCAACTCGATATTCGTGTTTTACCAG aaGGAACTAAAGATATTCAAAGGTTTTTCGCCGACTTGAGCTATACAACTACTGCAATTTGCAAGTTTCCAGAGGACATGTCATTCTTCTTTACGGCTACTGTACCATCTGACGATTTCAGTAACATGATTGATCATCTACTCCAGCAGCCATTGCCTCCTCAACAAG TTTCAGTTGTCATCAAGGACAACGCCTTAACTCTCAGGGCAGGAAGCGATAACAACCCATGGACTGCCGACTATGCAATGCTTAAA GATGATGGAAGTTGCGAAATGGTAGAAGGGAAGACTTACAATACAACTTTTCAATGGATTAATGGTGGCGTTGCTGAGTCGCTGCGAAGGGCAAGTGAGATGAATGCTGCGTTCGTGGTGCTCTTTCATGCAGAACGGCCCAGGACTATTATCTTGAGATTCATCCTCGGGGACGTGGGTTACCTGGACTTGATGAGGCATTGTGTGCCGTGA